The sequence below is a genomic window from Oscillospiraceae bacterium.
CGGCGACGTGACCATCCAGGTTGCGGCCCTGGCCTCCGGCTATGAGGACACCTATCCCGGCATGTGGCAGGAGGTCTGCGACGCCTTCACCGCCCAGACCGGCATCAAGGTAGAGCTCACCCTCGACAAGAATCTGGAAGACGTCATCGGGCCCTCCATGCAGGGCGGCGAATACCCCGATGTGGTCCACCTGGCCACCGGCCGCCCCGCGGCCCTGACCGACCAATTTGTCAAGGACAACCTGATCCTCGACATCACCGACGTGCTGTCCATGACCATCCCCGGCGAGAGCGGCACCGTGGGCGACAAGATCATGCCCAATTTCGTCTCCGACAGCTCCGGCACCAACCCTTACAGCGACGGCAAGACCTATCTGGCCCCCATGTTCTACTCCCCCTGCGGCCTGTTCTACAACAAGGGGCTCTTCGAGGCCAACGGCTGGGAAGTCCCCACCACCTGGGACGAGATGTGGGCCCTGGGCGACAAGGCCCAGGCCGAGGGCATCTCCCTGTTTACTTACCCCACCACCGGCTATTTTGACGCCTTCTTCTACGCCCTGATGTACGCCGCCGGCGGCCCCGAGTTCTTCTACGACGCCACCCACTACGCCGAGGGCATCTGGGACACCCCCGAGGCCCAGGCATGCTTCGATATTATCGCCAAGCTGGCCACCTACACCAACCCCGTCACTCCCGCCCAGGCCAACAATCAGGACTTCAAGCAGAACCAGCAGCTGGTGCTGGACAACAAGGCCCTGTTCATGCCCAACGGCACCTGGATCGTGGGCGAGATGGCCGACTCTCCCCGTGAGGACGGCTTTGAGTGGGGCATGACCGCCATCCCCGCCGTTTCCAACGGCGGCAAGCCCTACAGCTACACCTTCTTTGAGCAGGCCTGGGTCCCTGTCGGCGCCGAGCATCAGGAGGAGGCCAAGCAGTTTATCGCTTTCCTGTACAGCGACACCGCCGTGGACATCTTTGCCAAGGGCGGCGCGGTGCAGCCCGTCTCCGGTGTGGTCGACAAGCTCTCCGGCGACAACGTAATCTTCTACTCCATCTACGAGAACGGCGCCGAGCCGGCTCTGGGCTCCTTCGCCCCCTACGATTCCGTGGCCGGCCTGGGCACCGTGGCCGAGGTCTTCCTGGACCCCGTGAACCAGCTGGTCTCCGGCTCTCTGACGGAGGCGGACTGGGTGTCCAGCATCAAGACCGCCAGCGACCAGATGCGCGCCAACCTGAAGTAAGCGCCGCTTCCAATCGCATATTGACCAGTCAGTAGACGGGCGGCGGTGAGTAGTGTCTACTCACCGCCGCCCCTTTTCATGAGCTCAGAAAAGAGATTTGAGAAGAAAGGGGTTGAGAACGTGAGGAAAAGCGGCAGCCGCAGACGGTTTTTAATCCTGAGCATCGCGCCGGCCAGCATCCTGTTCTTCATCTTTATGATCCTGCCCACGCTCAACGTGTTCCGTATGTCCCTCTTTGAGCGGGGCGCCTACTCCCCCGATGAGACCTTCGTGGGCTTTACAAACTTCACCACCCTTTTTAAGGATTCCAAATTCATTCAGTCTATGCAAAATACCATTTTGCTCATCGTGGTGGTTACCATCGTCACCTTCTTCTTCGCGCTGGTGTTCGCGGGTATCCTCACACGGGAAAAGATTAAGGGCCAGAACTTTTTCCGCGTCATCTTCTATATTCCCAACATCCTCTCCGTGGTGGTCATCGCGGGCATCTTTTCCGCCATCTACAAGCCGGAGAACGGCATGCTCAACTCCATCCTCTCCATGGTCTCCGGAGAGACGGTGATGATCCTCTGGAAGGACCAGCCCATGGTCATCGTCAGCATTATCATCGCCATGGTCTGGCAGGCCATCGGGTACTACATGGTCATGTATATGGCCTCCATGTCCGCCGTCAGCGAGAGCCTGTACGAGAGTTCCTCCCTGGACGGCGCCGGGCGGGTCAAGCAGTTTTTCCAAATCACCCTCCCGCTCATCTGGACCAACGTTCGCACTACCCTCACCTTCTTCATCATCTCCACCATTAACATGGCATTCCTCTTCGTCAAAGCCATGGTGGCAAAGGGCATGGCCGACGTGGGTCTGAGTTTCATGTACAACCAGAAGGACGCGGGCCTGTACGGCTACTCCATGGCGTCCGGCGTGGTGCTGTTTCTGTTCTCCTTCCTCCTGTCCGCGCTGGTGAACAAAGTCACCAAGCGGGACGTGCTGGAAATCTAAGGGGGTGATGAGTTGAAGGAACATAAAAAGGGCATGTCCGCCGATATTTTATACAAGATTTTTATTTACGTGGTCCTGGCAACCCTGGCCATTCTCATCATCGTCCCCGTGGCCTGGGTCTTCCTGGCCTCCATCAAGGACAACTCCCAGTTCTACGGCAACCCCTGGGTCCTGCCCAACGGCTTTCACTGGGAGAATTTCGTCAATGCGTGGAACAGCGCCAACATGGGCAGCTACATGCTCAACTCGGCCATTGTCACCGCACTGGCTCTGTGCATCCTGCTGGTCATCGCCCTGCCCTGCGCGTACGGCCTGAGCCGCTTCCACTTCAAGGGCCGGGGCCTGCTGAACACCTGCTTCATGGCAGGGCTGTTTATCAACGTCAATTACATCGTGGTTCCCATCTTCCTCATGCTCAAGGACGGCGACGCCTGGCTGAAAAACATCGGCATGAACGGCTTTTTCCTCAATAATCTCTTTGTCCTGGCGCTGGTGTACGCCTCCACCGCCCTGCCCTTCACGGTCTATCTCCTCTCAGGGTATTTCGCCACCCTTCCCCACGACTTTGAGGAGGCCGCCTACATCGACGGCGCCGGCTACGGCAGGACTATGGTCAGCATCATCTTCCCCATGGCCAAGCCCTCCATCATCACCATCATTCTGTTTAACTTCCTCTCCTTCTGGAACGAGTACATCATCTCCATGACCCTGATGAGTTCCTCCAAGGGACCCAAGACCCTGCCGGTGGGCCTTTTAAACCTGATGCAGACCAGCCAGTCCAAAACCGACTTCGGCCAGCTCTACGCGGGCCTGGTGCTTGTCATGCTGCCCACCCTCATCCTCTATATCTGCGTCCAGAAGAAGCTGACCCAGGGTATGACGGTCGGCGGACTGAAAGGCTAAGGTGAGGAAATGAAATTTTGGAAAGAGCACGTGGCGCTGCGCATAGCGCTGATGCTGGCCACCTTCGCGCTGGGCATTGCCCTCATCATCTACGGCTGGATGCAGACCGGGCAGCTCTCTGGCCTGCTGATCATGTTGGTGGGCATCGCTGCGCTGCTGTGTACCCTCTCCCTCTACAACAAGCCCTTTGAGGACCCCAAAGCGCCAAAAAACAAGAAAACCAAATAGCAAGGAGCGCAGCCAATGAGCGAAAAGAATCAAGTGAAGGGACGGGTGACCATCCCCACCGACGTGGACGTGGTGCCCGAGACCCTGGAGCTGTTGGAGCGCTGGGGGGCGGACGCCATCCGGGACTGCGACGGCACCGACTACCCCGAGGCCCTCAAGGGCGCGGACGCCAAGGTGTACTCCACCTACTACACCACCCGCAAGGACAACGCCTGGGCCCGCGCCAACCCGGACGAGGTGCAGCAGTGCTACATCATGACGGGCTTTCACACCGCCGCCGAGGGCCCCCTCTCCATCCCGCTGATGCAGGGCATCAGCCCGGAGCTGATGCAGGTCAACACCCGGGACGACATTAAACGCTGGTGGGAGGTCATGGACCGCACCGCGGGCCTCCCCGTCCCCGGGGAGGCGTGGAGCTACGACGGGGCGTCCGGCTGCGTGGTGCTGCCCGAACCCGCCCCCTTCCACGAGTACACCGTCAGCTTCCTGGCCTACCTCATCTGGGACCCGGTGCACATGTACAACGCCGTCACCAACGACTGGAAGGATTTTGAGCACCAGATCACCTTCGACGTGCGCCAGCCCAAGACCCGCGCCTACTCCATGGAGCGCCTGAGGAGGTTCATCGACGAGCACCCCTACGTGGACGTGATCCGCTACACCACCTTCTTCCACCAGTTCACCCTGATGTTCGACGAGCTCAAGCGGGAGAAGTACGTGGACTGGTACGGCTACTCCGCCTCGGTCAGCCCCTACATCCTGGAGCGGTTTGAACGGGAGGTCGGCTACCCCTTCCGGCCCGAGTACATCATCGACCAGGGCTACTACAACAACCAGTACCGGGAGCCCAGCCGCCAGTTTAAGGACTTTATGGCCTTCCAGCGCCGGGAGGTGGCCGCCCTGGCCCGGGAGATGGTGGAAGTTACCCACGAGAAGGGCCGGGAGGCCATGATGTTCCTGGGCGACCACTGGATCGGCACCGAGCCCTTTATGGACGAGTTCAAGACCATCGGGCTGGACGCGGTGGTGGGCAGCGTGGGCAACGGCTCCACCCTGCGCCTCATCTCCGACATCCCCGGCGTGAAGTACACCGAGGGCCGCTTCCTGCCCTACTTCTTCCCCGACACCTTCCACGAGGGGGGCGACCCGGTGCGGGAGGCCAAGGAGAACTGGGTCACCGCCCGCCGGGCCATTCTGAGAAAGCCCATCGACCGCATCGGCTACGGCGGCTACCTGAAGCTGGCCTGCCGGTTCCCGGAGTTCATCTCCTACGTGGAGAGCGTGTGCAGCGAGTTCCGGGAGCTGTACGGGAACATCAGGGGCACCACCCCCTACTGCGTGGGCACGGTGGCCGTGCTCAACTGCTGGGGCAAAATGCGCTCCTGGGGCTGCCACATGGTGCACCACGCGCTCTACCAGAAGCAGAACTACTCCTACGCCGGGGTCATCGAGGCCCTGTCCGGCGCGCCCTTCGACGTGAAGTTCATCAGCTTTGACGACGTGAAGGCCGACCCCCATGTACTGGACGGGGTGGACGTGCTGATCAACGTGGGCGACGGCGACACCGCCCACACCGGCGGCGCGGTCTGGGAGGACCCGGAGATCTCCTCCGCCGTCCGGGGCTTTATCTGGAACGGCGGCGGCTTCATCGGCGTGGGCGAGCCCTCCGGCCACCAGTACCAGGGCCACTACCTCCAGCTCGCAAGCGCCCTGGGCGTGGAGAAGGAGACCGGCTTCACCCTCAATTACGACAAGTACAACTGGGACGAGCACCCCGGGCACTTCATCCTCTCCGACTGCACCGGCCCGGTGGACTTCGGCGAGGGCAAAAAGAGCATCTACGCCCTGCCCGGCGCGGAGATCCTGGTGCAGCGGGACAGGGAGGTGCAGATGGCGGTCAACTCCTACGGCAGGGGCCGAGCCGTGTACCTCTCCGGCCTGCCCTACTCCTTCGAGAACAGCCGGGTGCTCTACCGCTCCATCCTCTGGAGCGCCGGGCGGGAGGACGATCTGCACAGGTGGTTCTCCTCCAACTGCAACGTAGAGGTCCACGCCTTTGTCCAGAACGGCAAATACTGCGTGGTCAACAACACCTACGAGCCCCAGTCCACCACCGTCTACCGGGGGGACGGCTCCAGCTTCGCGCTGGATCTGGCCGCCAACGAGATCAAGTGGTACGAAATTTAACTTACCTTGGAGGATAAGGTGCATAAGGGACGGCGGGGGCAAACGGGGTAAGGAAGAAGGGAATTTTATCAGGGTGTCCCCCGGACACCCTGACCCCCGCCCTACGTCATTGCGAGGGCCGCAGGCCCGCGGCAATCCGTCCTATCCCATACCGTAGGGGCCGATGCCCTCATCGGCCTGCTGCTCCAGGCCCGTAGGGGCGATTCACGAATCGCCCGTCCACCATCCGCCGCCTTATCCCCCTCAATCGCAATATTAGCTTCTCTGAAAAGCAGAGCGGGCGCGGATCGTACGATCCGCGCCCGCTCTGTTTCTAAAACAAGCTCAGCTGCTCCGCCGGGCGGGGCTTACGCAGCGGCGCGGCGCTGCCCCGCGCCACGCACGCCTCCGGCAAATCCGCCAGGAAGGGGGACGGCTCCGGCCCGGTGAGGATGATGAGCTCCTCCCTGGCCCGGGTCATGCCCACGTACAGCAGCCGCCGCTCCTCGGCGGCGTCCACCCCCTCGGCCTCCAGGGGCACCACGCCCCTGCGCACCCCGCACAGGAAGACCACAGGGAACTCCAGGCCCTTGGCCGCGTGGAAGGTGGTCAGGCGCACCGCCCCGGCCTCGTATCCCCGGCCCGCGCTGCGCAGGAGATCCCCCTCCTGCCCCAGGGCCAGGGTGTCCAGCAGCGCGGCCAGGGTCTTGTGGAACACGGCGGTGTTAATTAGCCGCTCCAGCGCCTCCGACCCGGCGCAGCCCGCCTGCCCGGCCCAGTCCGACAGCACGCCCGCGGGCTCCTCACCCGTCCGGGGGGAAAAGGCCTCCACCAGCTCCAGCCAGGGCCGCAGCACCCCCACCCCGGCGTACTGCGCGGCCACGGCCTGCGCCCGCTCCGCCGCGCCGCCGGGGGCCGCCGCCCAGAAGGCCCCCACGCTATCCAGCAGATCCGCCGGGCAGCTCCACAGCAGCCGCAGGCAGCCGCCCAGGGCCAGCGGGTCCTCCGGCTCCAGCAGCAGGCGGAAGAAGCAGCAGGCCCCCCGCACCGTGGGGTCGGAGAGGAAGTCGTCCCGCCCGGCCACCACGCAGGGGATGCCCTCCCGCCGCAGGCAGTGCTCCACCAGATCGGCCTGCCTTCTCGTGCGGTAGCACACCGCCACGTCGGAGAAGCCCCGGGGGGCCTCCTCCCGCTGGAAGCGGCCGTCCGCCGCGTCCAGCATATCCACGCCGCCCACCATGCGGTTCACCTCTTTGGCGATAAAGACGGCCTCGGCCATGGGGCTCTCGGCGGTGAGCACCCGCACCGCGGCCCCGGAGGGCGGCACCGCCTCCAGCACCCGGCCGGGGCCGGGGATGGGCAGGGCGCAGGAGAGAATTTCCGGCGTGGAGCGGTAGTTTTTCGTCAGGCGGACGGTCTCCAGCGCCGGGAAATCCTCCCCCAGGCGGCCGAAGCAGGCCGGGTCCGCCCCCCGGAAGCCGTAGACGGACTGGTCCGGGTCGCCGATGGCGAACAGGCTCTCCCCCGCCCCGGCCCAGGCGCGCACCAGGGCGTACTGCACCGCGTTGCAGTCCTGGAACTCGTCCACCAGCAGGTGGGTGAAGCGCCCCGCCGCCTTTTTCATGCCCCCGGCCTCCCACAGGGCGAGGCCCTCCAGCAGCAGGTCGTCGTAGTCCAGCGCCCCCAGCGCCCGCAGGCGCCCGTTGTAGGCCGCGCAGGCCCCCTCCAGCTCCTCCGACCGGGGGGCCTGGCCGCTCTTGCGGCGGGAGACCTCCTGGAGCAGCCGCCGGGCCGGGGTTTTCAATCCGCGCTCCTTGAGCACCGCCCCCGCCAAAAACAGAGCCTCGTAGTCCCCGACCAGGCGAGCCCCGCCGCCGTATTTCTCCAGCAGCTCCAGGCACAGGGCGTGGAAGGTGCCCACGTGGACGCAGTTCGCCGCCCGCCTGCCCAGCGCCGCGGCCAGCCGGGCGCGCAGCTCCCCGGCGGCCTTGTTGGTAAAGGTGACCGCCGTAATCTGCCCCGGCCTGGCCCCCCGCTCCCGCACCAGCCAGGCGGCGCGTTCGGCCAGGGTGCCCGTCTTGCCCGTGCCCGGCCCGGCGATGACCGCCACGGCCCGGCCCGCCGCCTCAATGGCGGCGCGCTGTCCAGCGTTGAAGGAGATCGCCCCCGCCTGCGCCGCGGGCCGCGGCTCCGCCTTCCGGGCGGAGGGGGCGCGGCGGGGGGCTTTCTTTTTCTGCGCCCGCGCCTGGGCGCCGAACATGGACACCTGCCCGTTCAGGGCCTCCCGCTCGGCGGGGTCCAGCAGGCCGATGACCCCGAATTCCCCGTCGTACCCCGGCCGGCGCTCCACCTGCCCCGCCCGCAGGCGGCGCAGGCCCTCGGCCACGCAGGGCCCGGCCACCCGCCCCACGTCCTCCAGCGGGGCCTGGCGCAGGATGTAAAACTCGCTGCCCAGCTGTGCCAGCATGGCCTCGTACCGGGCCTGGGTCTTCACCCCGGACGCGGAGCCGCCCGCCGAGGCGGCGATGACCTCGGGCAGCGGCGCCAGGCACTCGAAGGGCACGGCGTCCGGCCTGCGGTAGCCCTCGGGCCGGTCGGCGAGCTGCTCCACCCGGTGGAGCACCCCGGTGGTCAGGCGCTTGCCGCACACCGGGCATTTGCCGTGCACCGCCTCCGCCTCCCCGGGGGAGAGGCAAATATGGCAGTTGCGGTGGCCGTCGAAATGGTACTTGCCCTCCTCCGGGAAGAACTCGATGGTGCCCGCCAGGCCCTTCCCCGTCTGAAGGGCGGCGGCCAGGGAGGGGTAGTCGGGCGCGATGTCCAGGAGGTTGGCCTCCCGGCCCAGCTTGGACGGGGAATGGGCGTCCGAGTTGGACACCAGGTGGTACCCGTCCAGGGCGGAGAGCCGCCAGTTCATGGGCGGGTCGGAGGACAGCCCGGTTTCCAGGGCGTGGATGTGGGGGGTGAGATCCCCAAAGCAGTCCCCGATGGCGTCAAAGCCGGAGAAGGCCCCGAAGAGGGAGAAGTGGGGCGTCCAGATGTGGGCGGGGATAAAGACCGCCTGGGGGCTTGCCTCCAAAGTGATTTCCAGCAGATCCCGGCAGTCCAGGCCCAGGATGGGCCGCCCGTCTGAGTGGATGTTGCCGATGGCCTCCAGCCGCCGGGAGAGGTTCTCCGCCGCGGCCAGGGAGGGCAGGAGGATCAGGCTGTGCACCTTGCGCACTTTACCGTCCTTTTTATAGATGGAGCTGATCTCTCCGGTCACGACAAAGCGGGTGTGCTCCGAATCCAGGGCCGTGCCGTCCTGAAGGCGCAGCTCCTCCCGCAGGGCGTACACCCCCTCCCCGGCGGGGGCCAGCTTTTCGGCCAGCTCGGCGCGCCAGGCCGGGTGGGTGAAGTCCCCCGTGCCCACCAGTCCGATGCCCTTGCGCCGGGCCCACAGGTCCAGCTGCTCGGGCACGCAGTCCCGGCTGGTGGCCCGGGAGTATTTGGAGTGGATATGTAAATCGGCAATGAGCATGGTATCACCCGCTTTTTGTCAGGATAGTTTCATCATAGCGCGGAACGGGCCGGGACGCAAGGGATTATCCCCAGTTGCGCAGAGCCACGCAGGCCGTCAGCAGGAACAGGGGCAGGAACAGGACACAGGCGGGCCACAGCGGAAGCCCGCCAATTACACTCCAGAGCAGCCAGGCCAGGAGGCAGCAGGCCACCCCGCCCAGCGCTGCGTCATAGCCGGCCCGCCCCTTTCCCCGCATGGCGGCCAGGCAGCCCACCACAAAAATCAGCAGCAGAAGAAGCCCGGTGCATACGACCGTCAGAAAGGGCTTCCAGCCAAGCCCGGCGGAGAGCAGGGCCGTACGGGACGGCTCCTTCCTCATGCTATGCCATATCATCCACTGCCGCAGCAGCTCCCCGGCGGAGAGATACACACACCAGCCCAGCAGCTTGCCCCCGAGTATCTGCCACTCCGCCCGGCCGCCGCTCAGCTCAAGGACAAGCTCTCCGCCCGTGGCCCAGCGGGTGAATGAGAGCACAGCCACATAGGTGGCGCTCCACAGCAGCACCCAGACATACAGCGAGGGCCCGCCCTCTTCCGCGTGATCGCCGTTCAGCACAAAATTGAGGACTAAAACAATATAGGGCGGGAGGGCGCTTTTGCCCCCCATAGCCCGGTACATCCGTCCCAGCTCCTCCCAGGCGGAGTAAAACAGCCCCTTCATCCGCGCTCCCCTCCCCCGTAGACGGCCATGTAGTGCTCCTCCACCGAGTGGCCGAACTTCTCCCGCAGGCCCTCCGCGGACCCCTGGGCGATGACCTTGCCCGCGTTCAGGAAGAGCACCTCGTCCAATACCGGCTCGATGTCGTGGACCAGGTGGGTGGCCATGACCACCGAGCGGCGCCCGTCCACCCGCTCCATGACCCGGCGCAGGATGGCCGCCCGGGCCACCGGATCCACGCCCCCCAGCGGCTCGTCCAGCAAATACACCTGCGCGTCCCGCCCCAGCAGCAGGGACAGGTCGAACTGCTCCGCCTCCCCCTTGGATAGCTCCCCAATCCGCGCGTCCATGGGGCAGCAGATCTCCTCCGCCCGGCGGCGGTCGAAGTTTGGGAAGAGGTGGGCGTAGTAGTCCATCGCCCGCCCGGTCTTCATGTCGGGCGCGAAGAGGGTGTGGTCCGCCATATAGGCGATGCGGGGGCGGTCCCTGCGCCGGACGGGCGCGCCGGAGAGCAGCACCTCCCCCGCGTCGGGCCGGAGCACGCCAGCCAGGAGCTTCAGCAGCGTGCTCTTCCCCGCCCCGTTGGGGCCCAGCACCCCGGCGATGACCCCCGGCTCCAGGGTGAAGGAGCAGCCGTTCAGGGCCTGCTTCTCCCCGTACCATCTGCTCAGTCCCTTTGCCTCCAGCAGCACAGCCATTACGATTCCTCCTTCAGGCGCTCCAGCGCCTCCGCCCGCGGAAAGCCCAGCCCGGCCATGCCCTCCAGATAGGCCCGCGCCAGCTCCCGCGCCTTTTCCTCCCGCAGCGCGGCGATACGCGCCCCGTCCCCGGTGACGAAGCTGCCGATCCCTCGCCGTGTCTCCACCACGCCCTCCCGCTCCAGCTCGGAGCAGGCGCGCTGCATGGTGTTCAGGTTAATGCCGTACTCCGCCGCAAGAAGACGCACCGAATCCAGCCGCGCCCCGGCGGGGAGCGCGCCCGAGACAATCTTGTTTTTTATATCGTCCATCACCTGCAGGTAGATGGGCGCGCTGGCTGAAAACCGCATTGCTCCGCCTCCAGTGTACTACCTAAATAATACACCGTGACACAATTTTGTCAAGTCCCACTTGACAACTGTGCTTTTAAGGATTACAATGCATATACACTCCCCCCCAGGGGGGTATCTGTGAAAGGAGCTGGACGCCATGATGGCCGACCATCAGAAGATCAACCGGCTGCTCAAAACCGCCCGGGGCCAGCTGGACGGCATCCTCAAAATGGTGGAGGAGGACCGCTACTGCCTGGACATCTCCCAGCAGGTGCTGGCCACCGAGGCCCTTTTGAACCGGGTCAACAAGGAGATTCTGGCCGCCCACCTCAAGCACTGCGTCCAGGAGGCCAAAACGGACGCGGAGCGGGCCCAGAAAATCGATGAATTTACCGACACCCTGGGCAGAATACTAAAATAGAACGCGCGGCGCCTCCGGGGGATAAGGCGATCATGGAGGCCCTGCCTCCGGCGGCGGGGTTCTTTGCTTGCAAAGAACCCCGGGAAGAAACAACCAGGGCCTGCGGGCCCTGGACCCGGGGCCCCGCGGCAGTGCAATTCAGGCGGCTGGCAAGACTTGAAAACGCTCAGGGCTCGGTTCAGCCTGTGCCCGTTGGTAGTAGGGCTGCCGCCCCTGCGGCACAT
It includes:
- a CDS encoding ABC transporter permease, which encodes MRKSGSRRRFLILSIAPASILFFIFMILPTLNVFRMSLFERGAYSPDETFVGFTNFTTLFKDSKFIQSMQNTILLIVVVTIVTFFFALVFAGILTREKIKGQNFFRVIFYIPNILSVVVIAGIFSAIYKPENGMLNSILSMVSGETVMILWKDQPMVIVSIIIAMVWQAIGYYMVMYMASMSAVSESLYESSSLDGAGRVKQFFQITLPLIWTNVRTTLTFFIISTINMAFLFVKAMVAKGMADVGLSFMYNQKDAGLYGYSMASGVVLFLFSFLLSALVNKVTKRDVLEI
- the yurM_2 gene encoding ABC transporter permease, which codes for MKEHKKGMSADILYKIFIYVVLATLAILIIVPVAWVFLASIKDNSQFYGNPWVLPNGFHWENFVNAWNSANMGSYMLNSAIVTALALCILLVIALPCAYGLSRFHFKGRGLLNTCFMAGLFINVNYIVVPIFLMLKDGDAWLKNIGMNGFFLNNLFVLALVYASTALPFTVYLLSGYFATLPHDFEEAAYIDGAGYGRTMVSIIFPMAKPSIITIILFNFLSFWNEYIISMTLMSSSKGPKTLPVGLLNLMQTSQSKTDFGQLYAGLVLVMLPTLILYICVQKKLTQGMTVGGLKG
- the lnbP gene encoding 1,3-beta-galactosyl-N-acetylhexosamine phosphorylase, whose translation is MSEKNQVKGRVTIPTDVDVVPETLELLERWGADAIRDCDGTDYPEALKGADAKVYSTYYTTRKDNAWARANPDEVQQCYIMTGFHTAAEGPLSIPLMQGISPELMQVNTRDDIKRWWEVMDRTAGLPVPGEAWSYDGASGCVVLPEPAPFHEYTVSFLAYLIWDPVHMYNAVTNDWKDFEHQITFDVRQPKTRAYSMERLRRFIDEHPYVDVIRYTTFFHQFTLMFDELKREKYVDWYGYSASVSPYILERFEREVGYPFRPEYIIDQGYYNNQYREPSRQFKDFMAFQRREVAALAREMVEVTHEKGREAMMFLGDHWIGTEPFMDEFKTIGLDAVVGSVGNGSTLRLISDIPGVKYTEGRFLPYFFPDTFHEGGDPVREAKENWVTARRAILRKPIDRIGYGGYLKLACRFPEFISYVESVCSEFRELYGNIRGTTPYCVGTVAVLNCWGKMRSWGCHMVHHALYQKQNYSYAGVIEALSGAPFDVKFISFDDVKADPHVLDGVDVLINVGDGDTAHTGGAVWEDPEISSAVRGFIWNGGGFIGVGEPSGHQYQGHYLQLASALGVEKETGFTLNYDKYNWDEHPGHFILSDCTGPVDFGEGKKSIYALPGAEILVQRDREVQMAVNSYGRGRAVYLSGLPYSFENSRVLYRSILWSAGREDDLHRWFSSNCNVEVHAFVQNGKYCVVNNTYEPQSTTVYRGDGSSFALDLAANEIKWYEI
- a CDS encoding DNA helicase, whose protein sequence is MLIADLHIHSKYSRATSRDCVPEQLDLWARRKGIGLVGTGDFTHPAWRAELAEKLAPAGEGVYALREELRLQDGTALDSEHTRFVVTGEISSIYKKDGKVRKVHSLILLPSLAAAENLSRRLEAIGNIHSDGRPILGLDCRDLLEITLEASPQAVFIPAHIWTPHFSLFGAFSGFDAIGDCFGDLTPHIHALETGLSSDPPMNWRLSALDGYHLVSNSDAHSPSKLGREANLLDIAPDYPSLAAALQTGKGLAGTIEFFPEEGKYHFDGHRNCHICLSPGEAEAVHGKCPVCGKRLTTGVLHRVEQLADRPEGYRRPDAVPFECLAPLPEVIAASAGGSASGVKTQARYEAMLAQLGSEFYILRQAPLEDVGRVAGPCVAEGLRRLRAGQVERRPGYDGEFGVIGLLDPAEREALNGQVSMFGAQARAQKKKAPRRAPSARKAEPRPAAQAGAISFNAGQRAAIEAAGRAVAVIAGPGTGKTGTLAERAAWLVRERGARPGQITAVTFTNKAAGELRARLAAALGRRAANCVHVGTFHALCLELLEKYGGGARLVGDYEALFLAGAVLKERGLKTPARRLLQEVSRRKSGQAPRSEELEGACAAYNGRLRALGALDYDDLLLEGLALWEAGGMKKAAGRFTHLLVDEFQDCNAVQYALVRAWAGAGESLFAIGDPDQSVYGFRGADPACFGRLGEDFPALETVRLTKNYRSTPEILSCALPIPGPGRVLEAVPPSGAAVRVLTAESPMAEAVFIAKEVNRMVGGVDMLDAADGRFQREEAPRGFSDVAVCYRTRRQADLVEHCLRREGIPCVVAGRDDFLSDPTVRGACCFFRLLLEPEDPLALGGCLRLLWSCPADLLDSVGAFWAAAPGGAAERAQAVAAQYAGVGVLRPWLELVEAFSPRTGEEPAGVLSDWAGQAGCAGSEALERLINTAVFHKTLAALLDTLALGQEGDLLRSAGRGYEAGAVRLTTFHAAKGLEFPVVFLCGVRRGVVPLEAEGVDAAEERRLLYVGMTRAREELIILTGPEPSPFLADLPEACVARGSAAPLRKPRPAEQLSLF
- the ABC-NBD gene encoding ABC transporter ATP-binding protein: MAVLLEAKGLSRWYGEKQALNGCSFTLEPGVIAGVLGPNGAGKSTLLKLLAGVLRPDAGEVLLSGAPVRRRDRPRIAYMADHTLFAPDMKTGRAMDYYAHLFPNFDRRRAEEICCPMDARIGELSKGEAEQFDLSLLLGRDAQVYLLDEPLGGVDPVARAAILRRVMERVDGRRSVVMATHLVHDIEPVLDEVLFLNAGKVIAQGSAEGLREKFGHSVEEHYMAVYGGGERG
- a CDS encoding GntR family transcriptional regulator, which produces MRFSASAPIYLQVMDDIKNKIVSGALPAGARLDSVRLLAAEYGINLNTMQRACSELEREGVVETRRGIGSFVTGDGARIAALREEKARELARAYLEGMAGLGFPRAEALERLKEES